One Setaria viridis chromosome 7, Setaria_viridis_v4.0, whole genome shotgun sequence genomic region harbors:
- the LOC117864016 gene encoding uncharacterized protein isoform X2, producing the protein MQIMASSLNGLSVGDSLPDNIMESPVRSETASSFRDEILSQYSPMSEDSDDYRCYDTQLNPSANAMISPSTSPMSSPLRHQKPQSPLLPSNPYPLPSCSLSSVVCSHARRGSDNEGRFPSSPNDMCHGADLRRTALLRSVQMRVQGPPAYDLPFGIRQEQEHVHEHEDGHGHEHLEGLEQVERSSSCSKSIDDEVGYRRPDHDFGQPEHDIVYIDSCASDDCPSDPKFKQEDKSHCKFDTSMDKNR; encoded by the exons ATGCAGATAATGGCGTCCAGCCTGAATGGATTGTCTGTTGGAGATTCACTGCCTGACAACATCATGGAGTCCCCTGTGAGGTCAGAGACTGCTTCGAGCTTCAG GGATGAGATACTATCCCAATACTCACCAATGTCAGAAGACTCAGATGACTACAGGTGCTATGACACTCAATTAAACCCCAGTGCTAATGCGATGATCAGCCCTTCAACTAGTCCAATGTCATCTCCTCTCCGACACCAGAAACCACAATCTCCTTTGTTACCTTCAAACCCCTACCCTCTCCCAAGCTGCTCCCTCTCATCAGTGGTCTGCTCACATGCTCGTCGTGGCTCCGACAATGAAGGCCGGTTCCCATCCTCACCAAATGACATGTGCCATGGGGCAGATCTGAGGCGAACAGCACTGCTGAGGTCAGTGCAAATGAGGGTGCAAGGACCCCCTGCGTATGACCTGCCATTCGGCATcagacaagaacaagaacatgtTCACGAGCATGAAGATGGACATGGGCATGAGCATCTAGAGGGTTTGGAACAGGTGGAAAGATCATCCTCTTGCAGTAAGTCAATCGATGATGAAGTTGGGTACCGAAGGCCAGATCATGATTTTGGGCAACCGGAGCATGATATAGTTTACATCGACAGCTGCGCATCAGATGATTGTCCAAGTGACCCAAAGTTTAAGCAAGAAGACAAGAGCCATTGTAAATTTGATACCAGTATGGATAAGAATAGATAG
- the LOC117864358 gene encoding tubulin gamma-2 chain yields MPREIITIQVGQCGNQIGMEFWKQLCLEHGIGKDGLLEDFATQGGDRKDVFFYQADDQHFIPRSLLIDLEPRVINGIQNSEYRNLYNHENIFVAEHGGGAGNNWASGYHQGEQVVDDIMDMVDREADGSDSLEGFVLCHSIAGGTGSGMGSYLLETLNDRYSKKLVQTYSVFPNQMETSDVVVQPYNSLLTLKRLTLNADCVVVLDNTALNRIAVERLHLSNPTFAQTNSLVSTVMSASTTTLRYPGYMNNDLVGLLASLIPTPRCHFLMTGYTPLTVERQVNMIRKTTVLDVMRRLLQTKNIMVSSYARTKEASQAKYISILNIIQGEVDPTQVHESLQRIRERKLVNFIDWAPASIQVALSRKSPYVQTTHRVSGLMLANHTSIRHLFSKCLGQYEKLRKKQAFLDNYRKFPMFADNDLSEFDESREIIESLVDEYKACESPDYIKWGMEDPGEANVAAALDSKLVV; encoded by the exons ATGCCGCGCGAGATCATCACGATCCAGGTGGGGCAATGCGGGAACCAGATCGGGATGGAGTTCTGGAAGCAGCTCTGCCTCGAGCACGGCATCGGCAAGGACGGCCTCCTCGAGGATTTCGCCACTCAG GGGGGCGACAGGAAGGATGTGTTCTTTTATCAGGCTGATGATCAGCACTTCATACCTAGGTCTCTTCTTATTGACCTGGAGCCAAGAGTGATCAATGGAATTCAGAACAGTGAGTATAGGAACCTGTACAACCATGAGAACATATTTGTCGCTGAgcatggtggtggtgctgggaaCAACTGGGCCAGTGGGTATCATCAG GGTGAGCAAGTTGTTGATGATATCATGGATATGGTTGATAGAGAAGCAGATGGAAGTGATAGCCTTGAGGGTTTTGTCCTTTGTCACTCTATTGCTGGCGGAACTGGTTCAG GTATGGGTTCTTATCTATTGGAGACACTAAATGATCGGTACAGTAAAAAGCTTGTGCAGACATATAGTGTTTTCCCAAATCAGATGGAAACAAGTGATGTTGTCGTACAACCTTACAACTCGCTTTTGACTCTGAAGCGGCTAACACTGAATGCCGACTGTGTGGTTGTTCTTGACAATACGGCTCTTAATAGGATTGCTGTGGAGCGTCTTCATCTATCAAATCCTACTTTTGCACAGACAAACTCTTTGGTCTCCACAGTTATGTCTGCAAGCACAACTACTTTGAGGTATCCTGGATACATGAACAATGATCTGGTTGGTCTTCTTGCCTCCTTGATCCCCACACCAAGGTGTCATTTTCTGATGACAGGTTACACTCCATTGACCGTTGAACGGCAG GTTAACATGATTCGCAAAACGACGGTATTGGATGTTATGAGAAGACTTCTGCAG ACAAAGAATATAATGGTGTCATCATATGCTCGAACAAAGGAAGCCAGCCAGGCTAAATACATTTCCATACTTAACATCATTCAAGGAGAGGTGGACCCTACACAG GTTCATGAGAGTCTGCAAAGGATACGTGAAAGGAAGCTCGTTAACTTCATAGATTGGGCCCCTGCAAGCATTCAG GTTGCCTTGTCAAGAAAGTCCCCATATGTTCAAACAACACACAGG GTTAGTGGTTTGATGTTAGCAAATCATACTAGTATACGCCACTTATTCAGCAAATGCCTGGGACAATATGAGAAGCTAAGGAAAAAGCAGGCCTTTCTTGACAACTACCGGAAGTTTCCTATGTTTGCG GATAATGATCTCTCTGAATTCGATGAATCACGAGAAATAATAGAGAGTCTAGTTGATGAGTACAAGGCTTGCGAGTCACCAGATTACATTAAATGGGGAATGGAG GATCCTGGAGAGGCAAATGTTGCAGCTGCACTGGATTCTAAGTTAGTGGTGTAA
- the LOC117864015 gene encoding protein disulfide isomerase-like 2-1, whose amino-acid sequence MAPPQISRKALGLLLLLAAAAAAVSPAAADDVVALTEADFEKEVGQDRAALVEFYAPWCGHCKKLAPEYEKLGASFKKAKSVLIAKVDCDEHKSVCSKYGVSGYPTIQWFPKGSLEPKKYEGQRSAEALAEFVNSEAGTNVKIAAVPSSVVVLTPETFDSIVLDETKDVLVEFYAPWCGHCKHLAPVYEKLASVFKQDEGVVIANLDADKHADLAEKYGVSGFPTLKFFPKGNKAGEDYDGGRDLDDFVKFINEKCGTSRDSKGQLTSESGLVASLNPLVKEFINAADDKRKEILSKIEEDVAKLSGSAAKHGKIYVTAAKKIMDKGSDYTKKETERLQRMLEKSISPSKADEFIIKKNILSTFSS is encoded by the exons ATGGCGCCTCCTCAGATCTCCCGCAAAGCCCTcggcctcctgctcctcctcgccgccgcggccgcggccgtctcgccggccgccgccgacgatgtGGTGGCCCTGACGGAGGCCGACTTCGAGAAGGAGGTCGGGCAGGACCGCGCCGCTCTCGTCGAGTTCTACGCGCCATG GTGTGGCCACTGCAAGAAGCTGGCCCCCGAGTATGAAAAACTTGGCGCAAGTTTCAAGAAGGCCAAATCTGTATTAATCGCAAAG GTTGACTGCGATGAGCACAAAAGTGTGTGCAGCAAGTATGGAGTTTCTGGATACCCCACAATTCAATGGTTCCCCAAAGGTTCATTGGAGCCAAAGAA GTATGAGGGTCAACGTTCTGCGGAAGCCCTTGCAGAATTTGTTAACAGTGAAGCAG GCACCAATGTAAAGATAGCTGCAGTTCCTTCAAGTGTCGTGGTTCTGACTCCAGAGACATTCGACTCAATTGTGCTTGATGAAACCAAAGATGTCCTTGTTGAGTTCTATGCTCCATG GTGTGGTCACTGCAAGCATCTTGCTCCG GTTTATGAGAAGCTGGCTTCAGTTTTCAAGCAGGATGAGGGGGTTGTGATTGCCAATCTTGATGCTGACAAGCACGCTGACTTGGCTGAAAA GTATGGTGTTTCTGGTTTCCCGACATTGAAGTTCTTCCCTAAGGGAAACAAAGCTGGTGAAGATTATGATGGTGGCCGGGACTTGGATGACTTTGTCAAGTTCATTAATGAGAAGTGTGGCACCAGCCGGGATTCAAAGGGCCAACTTACTTCAGAG TCTGGGCTTGTGGCAAGCTTGAATCCTCTTGTGAAGGAGTTTATCAACGCTGCAGATGACAAGCGGAAAGAAATCCTCTCCAAAATAGAAGAGGATGTTGCTAAGCTCAGTGGTTCTGCTGCCAA GCATGGGAAGATCTATGTGACAGCTGCAAAGAAGATTATGGACAAGGGATCTGACTATACTAAGAAGGAGACCGAGAGGCTTCAACGCATGCTGGAGAAG TCGATCAGTCCTTCCAAAGCTGACGAATTCATCATCAAGAAGAACATTCTTTCGACATTCTCTTCTTGA
- the LOC117864017 gene encoding uncharacterized protein gives MQMSQLARRPGRRWLRGRSSRSRTLVKAGFVAKDGLVNWPGYYDYVNSQTNYGRMPLHNREVSVKEASDREAVKKQEDGVIVKVDEATMKARFQDWMEQYGWSYRTEKEKARRHSDDFDWERYIDHINNMAAHGWYIGREEFSVSEAVKQRCKELATNHAEGRSQMDNSKTEKR, from the exons ATGCAGATGAGTCAG CTGGCGAGGAGGCCAGGAAGGAGGTGGCTGAGAGGGAGGTCGTCAAGGAGCCGTACCTTAGTCAAGGCAGGGTTCGTGGCCAAAGATGGCCTAGTCAACTGGCCTGGGTACTATGATTACGTCAACTCTCAAACAAATTACGGGCGGATGCCTCTGCACAACAGAGAGGTGTCTGTTAAGGAGGCGAGTGACCGGGAAGCTGTGAAGAAGCAGGAAGACGGTGTGATTGTGAAGGTCGATGAGGCAACCATGAAGGCCAGGTTTCAGGACTGGATGGAGCAGTATGGCTGGTCATACAGGACTGAGAAGGAGAAGGCTCGCCGCCATAGCGATGACTTTGACTGGGAGAGGTACATTGATCACATCAACAATATGGCTGCTCATGGCTGGTATATCGGCCGTGAAGAGTTCAGTGTCAGTGAGGCTGTGAAGCAG AGGTGCAAGGAACTAGCGACAAACCATGCAGAAGGAAGAAGTCAAATGGACAACAGCAAGACAGAGAAGAGGTGA
- the LOC117864359 gene encoding dnaJ protein ERDJ3B, translating to MAAPGKGGVARIAAAFLVLLHLVAAIAGKSYYDVLQVPKGASEDQIKRSYRKLALKYHPDKNPNNEEATKRFAEINNAYEVLTDQEKRKIYDRYGEEGLKQFQGRGGGGGGMNIQDIFSSFFGGGGGMEEEEEQILKGDEVVVELDASLEDLYMGGSLKVWREKNVIKPAAGKRQCNCRNEVYHRQIGPGMYQQMTEQVCDQCPNVKFVREGEFLTVDIEKGMQDGQEVLFFEEGEPKIDGEPGDLKFRIRTAPHGRFRREGNDLHATATISLLQALVGFEKTIKHLDNHLVEIGTKSITKPKEIRKFKGEGMPLYQSNKKGDLYVTFEVLFPKTLTDDQKAKLKDILV from the exons atggcggcgccggggaaGGGAGGGGTGGCGCGGATCGCTGCCGCCTTCCTCGTCCTACTGCATCTCGTTGCGGCGATCGCCGG GAAGAGCTACTACGACGTGCTGCAAGTGCCCAAGGGCGCGTCGGAGGATCAGATCAAGAGGTCGTACCGCAAGCTCGCGCTCAAGTACCACCCCGACAAGAACCCCAACAATGAGGAGGCAACCAAGCGCTTCGCCGAGATCAACAACG CGTACGAGGTGCTGACTGaccaggagaagaggaagatctATGACCGGTATGGTGAGGAGGGATTGAAGCAGTTCCaaggccggggaggtggcggtggtgggatGAATATTCAGGACATCTTCAGCAG cttttttggtggtggtggtgggatggaagaggaggaagaacagatctTAAAGGGTGACGAGGTGGTTGTTGAACTGGATGCTTCACTAGAGGACTTGTACATGGGCGGTTCTCTAAAG GTTTGGAGAGAGAAAAATGTCATAAAACCAGCAGCGGGAAAGAGGCAGTGCAATTGTAGGAACGAAGTTTACCATCGACAAATTGGTCCTGGAATGTATCAACAGATGACTGAGCAG GTCTGCGACCAATGTCCAAATGTGAAATTTGTACGAGAAGGTGAATTTTTAACTGTTGATATTGAGAAGGGAATGCAAGATGGACAG gaggtTTTATTTTTTGAGGAAGGTGAGCCTAAGATTGATGGCGAACCTGGTGATTTGAAG TTTAGGATCCGAACAGCACCACATGGACGCTTCAGAAGAGAAGGCAATGACCTGCATGCAACAGCTACAATCTCCCTG CTGCAAGCTCTGGTTGGTTTTGAGAAGACCATCAAGCATCTCGATAACCATCTGGTGGAAATTGGCACCAAG AGTATCACCAAGCCGAAGGAGATAAGGAAATTTAAAGGTGAAGGCATGCCGCTGTACCAAAGCAACAAGAAAGGTGACCTGTATGTCACATTCGAGGTGTTGTTCCCGAAAACCCTAACCGATGACCAGAAGGCCAAGCTGAAGGACATTCTCGTGTAG
- the LOC117864016 gene encoding uncharacterized protein isoform X1: MAGGSGEAAMSPPSSGGSGSGGGKRGRDPEEDVYVDNLHSHKRYLSEIMASSLNGLSVGDSLPDNIMESPVRSETASSFRDEILSQYSPMSEDSDDYRCYDTQLNPSANAMISPSTSPMSSPLRHQKPQSPLLPSNPYPLPSCSLSSVVCSHARRGSDNEGRFPSSPNDMCHGADLRRTALLRSVQMRVQGPPAYDLPFGIRQEQEHVHEHEDGHGHEHLEGLEQVERSSSCSKSIDDEVGYRRPDHDFGQPEHDIVYIDSCASDDCPSDPKFKQEDKSHCKFDTSMDKNR; this comes from the exons ATGGCGGGCGGAAGCGGCGAGGCGGCAatgtcgccgccgtcctccgggggtagcggcagcggcggggggaAGCGCGGCCGGGACCCGGAGGAGGATGTGTACGTCGACAACCTCCACTCCCACAAGCGGTACCTCAGCGAG ATAATGGCGTCCAGCCTGAATGGATTGTCTGTTGGAGATTCACTGCCTGACAACATCATGGAGTCCCCTGTGAGGTCAGAGACTGCTTCGAGCTTCAG GGATGAGATACTATCCCAATACTCACCAATGTCAGAAGACTCAGATGACTACAGGTGCTATGACACTCAATTAAACCCCAGTGCTAATGCGATGATCAGCCCTTCAACTAGTCCAATGTCATCTCCTCTCCGACACCAGAAACCACAATCTCCTTTGTTACCTTCAAACCCCTACCCTCTCCCAAGCTGCTCCCTCTCATCAGTGGTCTGCTCACATGCTCGTCGTGGCTCCGACAATGAAGGCCGGTTCCCATCCTCACCAAATGACATGTGCCATGGGGCAGATCTGAGGCGAACAGCACTGCTGAGGTCAGTGCAAATGAGGGTGCAAGGACCCCCTGCGTATGACCTGCCATTCGGCATcagacaagaacaagaacatgtTCACGAGCATGAAGATGGACATGGGCATGAGCATCTAGAGGGTTTGGAACAGGTGGAAAGATCATCCTCTTGCAGTAAGTCAATCGATGATGAAGTTGGGTACCGAAGGCCAGATCATGATTTTGGGCAACCGGAGCATGATATAGTTTACATCGACAGCTGCGCATCAGATGATTGTCCAAGTGACCCAAAGTTTAAGCAAGAAGACAAGAGCCATTGTAAATTTGATACCAGTATGGATAAGAATAGATAG
- the LOC117865999 gene encoding scarecrow-like protein 14 — MLDDMMLRGTETSIIRCMEKLRIAMANGAEKTTRKGSRNAVAKNIVDIRTTLILCAQAVAANDDMTASELLKQIKQHASETGDVTQRLAQCFAKGLEARLVGMGSQVWQLWQLRMADRLSIVELLEARNLYAAACSFNKVVLLFSTMTILQAMVGKGRLHIVDYGMRYGFHWADLLRLLASREGGPPKVKITAIGPPNLRPCPTEQIEEIGYRLSKCAHEFGVPFNFYAIRKKWEEVSIEDLNTDAGEVLIVNDRLNFNSLMDESIFFDDPSPKDIVLHNIRKMRPAIFIQSIVNSSYGSSYLSRFREVVFYFSAIFDLFDATIPRDSKLRVVLEQDLFGGLALNAIACEGTDLMNRPEKYKQWHARNQRAGLRQLPLKPSIVNALKDEVMRCYHRDFLICEDGQWLLQGWMGRILFAQSTWVADDTS, encoded by the coding sequence ATGTTAGACGATATGATGTTACGTGGCACTGAGACATCCATCATCAGATGCATGGAGAAGCTTCGCATTGCCATGGCCAATGGGGCAGAGAAGACCACCAGGAAAGGCAGTAGGAATGCGGTGGCGAAGAACATAGTCGACATACGCACAACTTTGATCCTCTGTgcgcaggcggtggcggcaaaCGACGACATGACAGCGAGTGAGCTACTGAAGCAGATCAAGCAACATGCATCAGAAACTGGGGATGTCACACAACGGCTAGCTCAATGTTTTGCAAAGGGGCTGGAGGCACGGCTAGTAGGCATGGGGAGCCAGGTTTGGCAGCTTTGGCAGTTGCGCATGGCGGATCGCCTGTCGATCGTAGAGTTGCTCGAGGCGCGCAACCTTTACGCGGCTGCCTGCAGCTTCAACAAGGTGGTGCTCCTTTTTTCCACAATGACCATCTTGCAGGCCATGGTGGGGAAGGGAAGGCTACACATTGTTGACTATGGTATGCGTTACGGGTTCCATTGGGCAGACTTGCTCCGCTTGCTGGCGAGTAGAGAAGGCGGCCCGCCAAAGGTGAAGATCACCGCCATAGGCCCTCCAAATCTCAGGCCATGTCCAACTGAGCAAATTGAGGAGATAGGGTACCGTCTCAGCAAGTGTGCCCATGAGTTCGGCGTGCCATTCAATTTCTATGCTATTAGGAAGAAGTGGGAGGAAGTTTCCATCGAGGACTTGAACACGGATGCGGGTGAGGTGCTCATCGTGAACGACCGGCTTAATTTCAACTCATTGATGGATGAGAGCATATTCTTTGATGACCCAAGCCCCAAAGATATCGTCTTGCATAACATAAGGAAGATGAGGCCAGCTATCTTCATCCAGAGCATTGTGAATAGTTCGTATGGTTCCTCCTACTTGTCGCGATTTCGAGAGGTGGTGTTCTATTTCTCGGCAATATTTGACTTGTTTGATGCAACCATCCCACGGGATAGTAAGTTGCGAGTGGTGCTAGAGCAAGACTTATTTGGAGGTCTTGCACTGAATGCCATTGCCTGCGAGGGTACAGACCTGATGAATCGTCCTGAGAAGTATAAACAGTGGCATGCGAGAAACCAGAGGGCGGGCCTGAGGCAGCTGCCACTAAAACCATCCATTGTTAACGCATTGAAGGACGAGGTCATGAGGTGCTACCATAGGGACTTTTTGATATGTGAAGATGGCCAATGGCTACTGCAAGGGTGGATGGGACGCATCCTTTTTGCCCAGTCGACGTGGGTAGCAGACGACACCTCTTAG
- the LOC117864878 gene encoding scarecrow-like protein 9: MRIKEPKDICAHEMLDDMMLRGTEPCIIRCMEKLRIAMANGTEKTTRKGSRNAVAKNVVDIRTKLILCAQAVAANDDMTASELLKQIKRHASETGDVTQRLAQCFAKGLEARLVGMGSQVWQLRTADRLRPTVEFLKAHNLLTAACSFNRVVLLFSTMTILQAMVGKGRLHIVDYGMHHGFHWADLLRLLASREGGTPKVKITAIGHPDLRPCSIEQIEETGYRLSKCAHEFGVPFNFYAIRKKWEEVSIEDLNTDAGEVLIVNDHLNFNTLMDESIFFADPSPKNIVLHNIRKMRPAVFIQSIVNSSYGASYLSRFREVVFYFSAIFDMFDATIPRDSKCRVVLEQDLFGCFALNAIACEGTDRINRPEKYKQWHARNQRAGLRQLPLKPSIVNALKDEVMRCYHRDFLICEDGQWLLHGWMGRILFAQSTWVADDTS; encoded by the coding sequence ATGAGGATCAAGGAGCCTAAGGATATTTGTGCCCATGAGATGTTAGACGATATGATGTTACGTGGCACTGAGCCATGCATCATCAGATGCATGGAGAAGCTTCGCATTGCCATGGCCAATGGGACAGAGAAGACCACCAGGAAGGGCAGTAGGAATGCGGTGGCGAAGAACGTAGTCGACATACGCACAAAGTTGATCCTCTGTGCGCAGGCGGTGGCAGCAAACGACGACATGACAGCGAGTGAGCTACTGAAGCAGATCAAGCGACATGCATCAGAAACTGGGGATGTCACACAACGGCTAGCTCAATGTTTTGCAAAGGGGCTGGAGGCACGGCTAGTAGGCATGGGGAGCCAGGTTTGGCAGCTGCGCACGGCGGATCGCCTGCGGCCGACCGTAGAGTTCCTCAAGGCGCACAACCTCCTCACGGCTGCCTGCAGCTTCAACAGGGTGGTGCTCCTTTTTTCCACAATGACCATCTTGCAGGCCATGGTGGGGAAGGGAAGGCTACACATTGTTGACTATGGTATGCATCACGGGTTCCATTGGGCAGACTTGCTCCGCTTGCTGGCGAGTAGAGAAGGCGGCACGCCAAAGGTGAAGATCACCGCCATAGGCCATCCAGATCTCAGGCCATGTTCAATTGAGCAAATTGAGGAGACAGGGTACCGTCTCAGCAAGTGTGCCCATGAGTTTGGCGTGCCATTCAATTTCTATGCTATTAGGAAGAAGTGGGAGGAAGTTTCCATCGAGGACTTGAACACAGATGCGGGTGAGGTGCTCATCGTGAACGACCACCTTAACTTCAACACATTGATGGATGAGAGCATATTCTTTGCTGACCCAAGCCCCAAAAATATTGTCTTGCATAACATAAGGAAGATGAGGCCAGCTGTCTTCATCCAGAGCATTGTGAATAGTTCGTACGGTGCCTCCTACTTGTCGCGATTTCGAGAGGTGGTGTTCTATTTCTCGGCAATATTTGACATGTTTGATGCAACCATCCCACGGGATAGTAAGTGTCGAGTGGTGCTAGAGCAAGATTTATTTGGATGTTTTGCACTGAATGCCATTGCCTGCGAGGGTACTGACAGGATAAATCGCCCTGAGAAGTATAAACAGTGGCATGCGAGAAACCAGAGGGCGGGTCTGAGGCAGCTGCCACTGAAACCATCCATTGTTAACGCATTGAAGGACGAGGTCATGAGGTGCTATCATAGGGACTTTTTGATCTGTGAAGATGGCCAATGGCTACTGCATGGGTGGATGGGACGCATCCTTTTTGCCCAGTCGACATGGGTAGCAGACGACACCTCTTAG